In Candidatus Methanomethylicota archaeon, one genomic interval encodes:
- a CDS encoding DUF5591 domain-containing protein, producing MYKRVVGVILEHGSCGWGKCYFCGWGKRRVECSLDELKGRIFNMLSSKRREGEIDLLKVFSSGSFLDPKQFPDDFVSWFIRLCESFGVKELIVESRPEYITDDRLKLLLSGKVKVTVAIGLELADDNILLNYYCKGLRVDDVVNAVKVLREHGFGVRLYLLVNGHPYLYSNPEIHKRIFEDSIKLALDLADSVVVINAYPHVGSRLWEDWINGSWRPFDEEEFKSFVGGWGMHPKVELDFNNLNFIPKFPREKQIFLHGVGHDYLVHPYYEVWQDYIVRFYKPPKSKDIALFLPCAYRKPYTRSKTWKAILNAIYSLPIFPRIHLIAVSSPGVIPYEFINYYPFQSYDWPEWLETQEIKREYIEVTKIRVKKYLMKHASNYKIFYAYFRYGAETLTAIIEAFRDLGLSDKLKVVIDEGLAMEIEAEGFKPMVAHPKALNKLREMLSEAASSKG from the coding sequence ATGTATAAGAGGGTTGTTGGTGTAATTCTTGAGCATGGTAGTTGTGGTTGGGGTAAATGTTATTTTTGTGGTTGGGGTAAGCGTAGGGTTGAGTGTTCATTGGATGAGTTGAAGGGTAGAATATTCAATATGCTTAGCTCTAAGCGTAGGGAGGGTGAAATAGATTTACTCAAAGTATTCTCCTCGGGCAGCTTCCTCGACCCTAAACAGTTCCCAGATGATTTCGTATCATGGTTTATTCGTTTATGTGAATCTTTCGGTGTTAAAGAGCTTATAGTTGAGTCTAGACCTGAATATATTACTGATGATAGGTTGAAGCTTCTATTAAGCGGTAAGGTTAAGGTTACTGTGGCTATTGGGTTGGAGCTTGCAGATGACAATATACTGTTAAATTATTATTGTAAGGGGTTGAGGGTTGATGATGTTGTTAATGCTGTTAAAGTTTTGAGGGAGCATGGTTTTGGCGTTAGATTGTATTTGCTTGTTAATGGTCACCCATACCTCTACTCCAATCCTGAAATTCATAAACGCATATTTGAGGATAGCATTAAACTTGCATTGGATTTAGCTGATAGCGTTGTGGTCATTAATGCTTATCCACATGTTGGTTCAAGGCTTTGGGAGGATTGGATTAATGGTTCTTGGAGGCCATTTGATGAGGAGGAGTTTAAGAGTTTTGTTGGTGGGTGGGGTATGCATCCAAAGGTTGAATTGGATTTCAATAACTTAAATTTCATACCGAAATTCCCAAGGGAGAAGCAAATATTCCTTCATGGCGTTGGTCACGATTATTTAGTTCACCCATATTATGAGGTTTGGCAAGATTATATTGTTCGATTCTATAAGCCACCTAAATCTAAGGATATAGCCTTATTCCTTCCATGCGCTTATAGGAAGCCTTACACTAGATCTAAAACTTGGAAGGCAATTCTAAATGCCATATATAGCCTCCCAATATTCCCAAGGATACATTTGATTGCTGTTAGTAGTCCCGGGGTTATACCATACGAATTCATAAACTATTATCCATTCCAATCCTATGATTGGCCTGAATGGCTTGAAACTCAAGAGATTAAGAGGGAGTATATTGAGGTTACAAAGATTAGGGTTAAAAAATATTTGATGAAGCATGCTTCAAACTATAAAATCTTCTATGCATATTTTAGGTATGGTGCTGAAACCCTTACGGCTATAATTGAAGCTTTTAGGGATCTCGGTTTATCTGATAAGCTTAAGGTGGTTATTGATGAGGGTTTAGCCATGGAGATTGAGGCTGAAGGGTTTAAGCCCATGGTGGCTCACCCAAAAGCTTTAAATAAGCTTAGGGAAATGCTCAGTGAAGCCGCATCTAGTAAAGGTTAA
- the iorA gene encoding indolepyruvate ferredoxin oxidoreductase subunit alpha: MHPLLYPPGSVVLLLGNEAIARGAIEAGLGFAAAYPGTPSTEIVESLAGVAEHYGFHVEWSVNEKVAFESAYAASLCGVRSLTAMKHVGLNVAADALMSSAYTGVEAGFLIVSAEDPDMWSSQNEQDNRYYGLHAYIPVFEAYSPWEAKELVKYAFNFSEKFKHPVIFRSTTRVSHSSGPVKFDAVPSVKSSGRFVKDPSRFTLVPAHARKLRVKLIEKWRSICEEVNYSPFNKYIDNGSRKLIICCGTGYGYLMDCLKILGVEGKVNVLKISTSVPAPRRLIMDALGRCDEALVVEELEPILERDVKVMAFEEGVKCRIHGKDFIPLIGELNIDKLIHGIAKFMDVPVPSNFLNPLKLSIEIPARPPTLCAGCPHRASFLELKWALAKSGVRDVVYAGDIGCYSLGVDEPFRVQDIMLEMGGGIGSANGLAHVSNQFVVAIMGDSTFYHACIPALINSVYNKSPMLIMVLDNRITAMTGHQPHPGSGFTATGAKTEEVKIEDIARGVGVRYVDTIDPFNVKDSIEKLMKAIKFVLENRAVALVNSRRACTLMVVSNARRKGVSVPRYAVDVDLCRACGICYNQLSCPAITPMPDKKASIDPLLCFGCSVCMQICPFNAIKPLETPSKDWEEVWRVD, from the coding sequence ATGCACCCACTTCTATATCCACCTGGTAGTGTTGTATTGTTGTTGGGTAATGAGGCTATTGCTAGGGGGGCTATTGAAGCTGGTTTAGGGTTTGCTGCAGCCTACCCTGGAACGCCATCCACTGAGATTGTGGAATCCCTTGCAGGTGTGGCTGAGCATTATGGTTTCCATGTTGAGTGGAGTGTTAATGAGAAGGTTGCCTTCGAATCTGCATATGCTGCATCTCTTTGTGGTGTTAGATCTCTGACTGCTATGAAGCATGTGGGTTTGAATGTTGCTGCAGATGCTCTTATGAGTAGTGCTTACACTGGTGTTGAAGCTGGATTTCTAATTGTTAGTGCTGAGGATCCTGATATGTGGAGTAGTCAGAATGAGCAGGATAATAGGTATTATGGTTTACATGCATATATACCGGTCTTTGAAGCTTACTCACCATGGGAGGCTAAGGAGCTCGTTAAATATGCCTTCAATTTCAGTGAAAAGTTTAAGCATCCAGTAATATTTAGATCTACAACTAGGGTTAGTCATTCCAGTGGACCTGTGAAGTTTGATGCTGTTCCAAGTGTTAAGTCCAGTGGGAGGTTTGTTAAGGATCCAAGTAGATTTACGCTTGTGCCAGCTCATGCTAGGAAGCTTAGGGTTAAGCTTATTGAGAAGTGGCGTTCAATTTGTGAGGAGGTTAACTATTCCCCATTCAATAAGTACATTGATAATGGTTCTAGGAAGCTCATAATATGTTGTGGGACTGGTTATGGCTACTTGATGGATTGCCTGAAAATATTGGGGGTTGAGGGTAAGGTGAATGTTTTGAAGATATCCACAAGTGTCCCAGCCCCTAGGAGGCTTATAATGGATGCTCTTGGTAGGTGTGATGAGGCGCTTGTGGTTGAGGAGCTTGAACCAATATTGGAGAGGGATGTTAAGGTAATGGCATTTGAGGAGGGGGTTAAATGTAGGATCCATGGTAAAGACTTCATACCATTAATTGGCGAACTAAACATTGATAAATTGATCCATGGTATAGCAAAGTTCATGGATGTTCCAGTCCCATCAAACTTCCTAAACCCATTGAAGCTTAGCATCGAGATTCCAGCTAGACCTCCAACACTATGCGCTGGCTGTCCGCATAGAGCATCATTCTTGGAGTTGAAGTGGGCTTTAGCTAAATCTGGAGTTAGGGATGTGGTTTATGCAGGTGATATTGGCTGTTATAGTTTGGGTGTTGATGAGCCATTTAGAGTTCAAGATATAATGTTGGAGATGGGTGGTGGAATAGGTTCAGCCAACGGTTTAGCTCATGTTTCAAATCAATTTGTAGTTGCAATTATGGGTGATTCAACATTTTATCATGCATGTATACCAGCCCTCATAAATTCTGTTTACAATAAGTCTCCAATGCTCATAATGGTCTTAGATAATAGGATTACAGCTATGACTGGCCATCAGCCACATCCAGGCTCAGGCTTCACAGCCACAGGAGCCAAAACTGAGGAGGTTAAGATAGAGGATATAGCTAGGGGTGTGGGTGTAAGGTATGTTGATACCATAGATCCATTCAATGTTAAGGATTCCATTGAGAAGTTGATGAAGGCAATAAAGTTTGTCTTGGAGAATAGGGCTGTGGCTCTGGTGAATTCCCGTAGAGCATGCACACTAATGGTTGTATCCAATGCTAGACGTAAAGGTGTAAGTGTACCTAGATATGCTGTTGATGTGGATTTATGTAGAGCTTGCGGAATATGCTACAATCAGCTTTCATGCCCAGCAATAACACCAATGCCGGATAAGAAGGCTAGCATAGACCCACTACTATGCTTCGGATGCTCAGTATGCATGCAGATATGCCCATTCAATGCAATAAAGCCGTTGGAAACACCATCAAAAGATTGGGAGGAGGTTTGGAGGGTTGATTGA
- a CDS encoding indolepyruvate oxidoreductase subunit beta, translating into MKSKNILLVGVGGQGILTMGRILASSAIRRGIKALTSEIHGMAQRGGSVVVHVRMGDVESPLIGTGMADAIVGLEMMEVLRYIQYANQKSILIVNDRIIRPPTAKTIPTKSQIIAELERLKLKYMIVDALNLALKAGSEIAENIVLLGSLMATETLSEYIEITDLENTLKEIFKGKALEVNLKALKYGYEAYKQHVVREY; encoded by the coding sequence ATGAAATCCAAAAACATATTATTAGTTGGCGTGGGAGGTCAAGGGATACTAACCATGGGTAGAATACTGGCATCATCAGCCATAAGGAGGGGGATTAAAGCCCTAACATCGGAAATTCATGGTATGGCTCAGAGGGGTGGAAGTGTAGTTGTACATGTGAGGATGGGGGATGTTGAATCACCATTAATTGGCACTGGAATGGCGGATGCAATAGTGGGATTGGAAATGATGGAAGTTTTGAGATACATACAATACGCCAACCAGAAGAGCATACTAATAGTCAACGATAGGATAATTAGACCACCAACAGCAAAAACAATCCCAACGAAAAGCCAAATCATAGCTGAATTGGAGAGACTAAAACTGAAATACATGATAGTTGACGCATTGAATCTAGCATTAAAAGCTGGAAGCGAAATAGCTGAAAACATAGTACTCCTAGGATCACTAATGGCAACGGAAACCCTATCAGAATACATTGAAATAACGGATCTAGAAAACACATTGAAAGAGATATTTAAGGGGAAAGCCTTAGAAGTAAATCTGAAAGCCTTAAAATATGGATATGAAGCATACAAACAACATGTAGTAAGAGAATATTAA
- a CDS encoding ABC transporter permease: protein MSSIIEQFKRSIAVAEKNIKIYYLKGPVLTFGLVFPFFLALAYVIGRNIPLKEILPGLVSMTAFFTSTSVGPSIVPWETRSKTLERLLCCPVALWTIMVGDMLSSFIFGFVISVIPLALTLYFGIQPLNFIILLFGLIIANLCFAALSVLLSAYPPTDIPGTTMMLSSLVKFPLVFISGVFIPIEQLPQLGIAIASVSPLTYFTDMVRQLFINRGFYPLALDFLALIAFTVAFIFAAIKLHEKTIMQRLS from the coding sequence ATGAGTAGTATTATAGAACAGTTTAAGCGCTCCATAGCAGTAGCTGAAAAGAACATTAAAATATACTATTTAAAGGGACCTGTCCTAACCTTTGGACTTGTCTTTCCATTTTTCCTGGCATTAGCATACGTCATTGGACGAAATATACCGCTTAAAGAGATTTTACCAGGACTTGTTAGTATGACTGCATTCTTTACATCCACATCGGTTGGACCTTCAATTGTACCTTGGGAAACCCGTTCAAAAACACTTGAAAGACTTTTATGCTGTCCAGTTGCCCTATGGACAATTATGGTTGGGGATATGCTATCATCCTTTATCTTCGGCTTTGTCATATCAGTTATTCCGCTAGCCCTAACATTATACTTTGGAATTCAACCATTAAACTTCATAATCCTCCTCTTCGGATTGATAATTGCAAATCTATGCTTTGCAGCATTGAGCGTACTGCTTTCTGCTTATCCACCAACGGATATACCAGGCACAACAATGATGCTCTCATCCCTCGTCAAATTTCCACTAGTTTTCATAAGTGGGGTATTCATACCCATAGAGCAGCTACCCCAATTGGGAATAGCCATAGCTTCAGTATCCCCATTAACATACTTCACAGACATGGTTAGGCAGCTTTTCATAAATAGGGGATTTTATCCATTGGCATTGGATTTCTTAGCGCTCATAGCCTTCACAGTGGCATTTATCTTCGCAGCGATAAAGCTACATGAGAAAACAATTATGCAACGATTAAGTTAA
- a CDS encoding ATP-binding cassette domain-containing protein produces MEYAITVQGLTKRYEDVTAVDHISFEVKEGEIFGFLGPNGAGKTTTIRILTCLIKPDGGKAFVAGFDVLKDPIKVKQRIGVVPEISNVYVDLTAWENLVLIGKLYGMPMQKVRENATNLLKEFGLYEVKDKLARAFSKGMRQRLLLCMALVNDPEILFLDEPTSGLDVESARILREKIISYNREGKTVFLSTHNMEEANQLCHRIAVINHGRIAAIDTPENLRAQSMELQYIEVAFNKNVNVEEFSRNTSVNKVMPAGNKVRIYTADPSTVIEDLVEYAKRNNLRILSLNTMMPSLEDVFLKLIRGKEVTAR; encoded by the coding sequence ATGGAGTACGCAATAACCGTCCAGGGATTGACAAAACGTTATGAGGATGTAACTGCAGTGGATCATATAAGCTTTGAAGTTAAGGAGGGGGAAATCTTCGGATTTCTAGGGCCAAATGGGGCTGGAAAGACTACGACTATCAGAATATTAACTTGTTTGATAAAGCCTGATGGTGGTAAGGCTTTTGTAGCCGGCTTTGATGTTTTGAAAGATCCCATTAAAGTGAAGCAACGCATTGGGGTTGTTCCGGAAATTTCAAACGTCTATGTGGATTTAACGGCATGGGAAAACTTGGTTTTAATAGGAAAGCTTTATGGTATGCCAATGCAAAAAGTTAGGGAGAACGCCACAAACCTACTTAAGGAGTTTGGATTATATGAGGTTAAGGATAAACTTGCCAGAGCCTTCTCCAAGGGGATGAGACAGAGACTCCTATTATGCATGGCTTTAGTTAACGATCCAGAAATTCTCTTCTTGGATGAGCCTACCTCTGGACTTGATGTTGAGAGTGCAAGAATTCTACGTGAAAAGATAATTAGTTATAATAGGGAGGGGAAGACGGTTTTCCTATCAACCCACAACATGGAAGAAGCAAACCAACTCTGTCACAGAATAGCCGTAATAAACCATGGCCGTATAGCAGCCATAGATACACCTGAAAATCTCAGAGCTCAAAGTATGGAGCTCCAGTACATTGAAGTAGCCTTCAATAAAAACGTAAATGTAGAGGAATTTTCAAGAAATACAAGCGTTAATAAGGTTATGCCTGCAGGGAATAAAGTGCGCATCTACACTGCTGATCCATCCACAGTAATAGAGGATCTAGTGGAGTATGCTAAAAGGAATAATCTACGCATTTTAAGTTTAAACACCATGATGCCATCCCTAGAAGACGTATTCCTAAAACTCATAAGGGGGAAGGAGGTGACCGCTCGATGA
- a CDS encoding PadR family transcriptional regulator, translating into MCNGRGCGCWHEYPERGWIQFLIMRILYEKPMHGYQLLEEIERRSEGCHKLEPGSIYTLLRRMEERGLLESKWERGEGGLDRRVYKLTSKGVEALKMGLTSIVKRKRLFEDLINFYYENFEKQKEGEKGNV; encoded by the coding sequence ATGTGTAATGGGAGAGGCTGTGGATGTTGGCATGAATATCCAGAGCGGGGATGGATACAATTCCTCATAATGCGAATTCTCTATGAAAAGCCAATGCATGGCTACCAACTCCTAGAAGAAATTGAGAGAAGGAGTGAGGGATGCCACAAACTTGAGCCTGGCTCTATTTATACTCTCCTGAGGAGGATGGAGGAACGCGGCCTATTAGAGTCAAAATGGGAAAGGGGGGAGGGAGGGCTGGATAGGCGTGTTTATAAGTTGACCAGTAAGGGTGTTGAGGCTCTGAAGATGGGGTTGACATCAATAGTTAAGCGTAAGAGGCTGTTTGAAGACCTCATAAACTTCTATTATGAAAATTTTGAAAAACAGAAGGAAGGTGAAAAGGGAAATGTGTAA
- a CDS encoding ATP-binding protein — translation MWKLLSGRKLLFDPRPKMSKSDLYDFEGEFEKLTRYIGEPLVVVSGLRRTGKTSLVLTVLNESDRPYIFIDLREGFNSSRELYTLLSRSFSDFVKRASRWSGVRDAFLKLLSRVRGVSVLGLEVSMNWLPDKRPLLSELFTVLDDVGERIGERVIVVFDEFQKSRGPIGLSLHNALSHSYDFHKNLSFILTGSEMGILYGILGDSKNPLYGRAYLEVRTRKLSREEALDFLGRGFAEAGIKVEEDEIEKVVEELDGIIGWLTYYGYLKVSGKGDFQNILNEAVELAKSELESFLKTRVSKRYRVVLKLLAEGVREWGKLKRAIENAEGIELSDRVLHEVLQSLRNHSIIDDENNFTDPIVKKATQLL, via the coding sequence GTGTGGAAGTTACTTTCGGGGCGGAAGTTGCTCTTCGATCCACGACCTAAGATGTCCAAAAGCGATCTATACGATTTTGAGGGGGAATTCGAGAAATTGACTCGATACATAGGGGAACCTTTGGTGGTGGTTTCAGGGTTAAGGAGGACTGGGAAGACTTCCTTAGTCCTTACAGTATTGAATGAGAGTGATCGACCCTACATATTCATCGACCTTAGGGAGGGATTTAATTCTTCAAGAGAACTTTACACATTGCTTTCAAGAAGTTTTAGTGATTTTGTTAAGAGGGCTTCGAGGTGGAGTGGTGTGAGGGATGCCTTCCTCAAATTGCTTTCAAGGGTGAGGGGTGTATCTGTGCTTGGTCTGGAGGTGTCGATGAACTGGCTACCTGATAAGAGACCCCTTTTAAGTGAACTCTTCACCGTACTCGATGATGTGGGTGAGAGGATTGGAGAAAGGGTGATCGTGGTCTTTGATGAATTTCAGAAGTCTCGAGGCCCCATTGGATTATCACTCCACAATGCATTATCACACTCCTACGACTTCCATAAGAATCTATCATTTATACTTACGGGTTCAGAGATGGGGATACTCTATGGAATCTTAGGGGACTCGAAAAACCCACTTTACGGTAGAGCTTACCTAGAAGTGAGAACACGCAAACTATCTAGAGAGGAGGCTTTAGACTTCCTAGGAAGGGGGTTCGCGGAAGCAGGGATAAAGGTAGAGGAAGATGAAATTGAGAAGGTCGTTGAAGAGTTGGATGGTATAATTGGTTGGCTCACATACTACGGCTATCTGAAGGTTAGTGGTAAGGGGGATTTCCAAAATATACTCAATGAAGCTGTTGAATTGGCTAAAAGTGAATTGGAGTCCTTCCTAAAAACCAGAGTTAGTAAGAGGTATAGGGTAGTCCTAAAGCTACTTGCAGAGGGGGTTAGAGAGTGGGGGAAGCTTAAAAGGGCAATTGAAAATGCCGAGGGAATAGAATTAAGCGATAGAGTATTGCATGAGGTACTTCAAAGCTTAAGAAATCACTCAATCATAGATGATGAAAATAACTTTACAGACCCCATTGTTAAGAAGGCAACTCAGCTCCTCTAA